GGAACATTATATTCATTTACTCCATGTCGCAGTGCAACATCAATCAATCTTTTTTCTATAAGTGAGAAACCATTATGTAATGCTAAAGCATCACACAACTGTATTAATTTATCATAATCATTATATTCCACTTTATTAAAATAGTCTTCAACAAACTTATATTCTTGAACGTTGCAGGTTTTATTTACAACTTCTTCAATATCATAAATACTTTTAGTTGGGCAAGAATGAGTTATACAAATTTTTGCTAATAAATCATATCCAAGTTTTTTAGAATAGTTATAGCCACCCAACAGGTGTCCTATAGTTGTTATTCCGTTTGGTAGACCACCTCTCCTCCCAATATCATGAAGCAAACCTAATACATATGCCACTTCAGAATTTAACTCTTTGCAATTTTCAGCTATTAGCTTAGCTGCCTCCGCAGTAAAAACTGAATGTTGTACCCAGGGTCCTGGAAATAAAATCTCTGCTTCATTTAATAATAGTTTGGCTTCTTTTATGGTTGGTACTCTTTGGTCATAACATTTTTTCATATATGTACATCTCCTTTTTGTTGAAATTGTTACGTAATTATCTATAATTTCCACTTAACTAATGATAATTGCAGTATGTGTTCGTTACTTCTCTTACTAGTGGAATATGTTTATTTTTCATGAAATACCCATATTTAGTTATCTATTATAAGTTTATAGAATTTACATGAAAATATCAAATCATTTATATTGAAAAAAATTTATTAATATACTATAAACTAAACGAAACTCCTTGGCTTAATTATAATTTAGGATTTTCATACTGTTTTAACAATGAACCATTAAAGGGAACATATTATCTAGAAAAAGCACTAGATAGCTATGAAAGAAACGGAAGGTACATTAATGCACTATGGTGCCATAATTATATAGGAATATGTTATACAGAATTAAAAATATATGAAAAAGCAGAGAGGCATTTTAAAGCAGCATTAACAGGAGCCACGCATTTCAATATCAATAAAATTTTAGGACATTTATATATCAGTTTGTCTTATTTATATTTTTGCAAAGAAAAGTATGAAGAAAGCATAGTTTGGACTAAAAAGGCTTTAGAAACAGATGGTGATCCTCTTTTATCTGCGTCTAATTATGTAGAGGCATGTATTAAGTTAAAGAGAATTGAGGAATGTAAAGAGGTATTTAATAAGTATTTAACCAAAGAATATGAATGCTCGATTTACTATAATTTACTACAATTTTTCTACTTAAGTATTTATCACTTAGAAGAAATTGTGTTTTACGAAGAGGTTACAAAAAAAATATTACCTTACTATGAAAGCATAAATTACTTTAACCTTTGTAAACCTATAAAACTAAAATTAATAGAGCACCTTGAGAATAAAAGAAAATACAAGGAAGCTAATAAAATCTATAAAGAACTTGTATGATAGAATAGCTACCACAGGTGAATGTAAAGCAGCAACATATGATAAGCCAAAGGGATTCAGAACAACTCTTGCATCATTATATGTGGCTACGCACATAATTTACTTGGAGAGGTAACTAATGATTATAAGATGATTACAGGAGAAGAAAGAGAAGATTTATGCAGCTATATAAAAGGAGAATACATCCAACATTATAGTACAAACTAGTAATTCATGTTTCATAATAAAAAACAAGGCTGCGTGACATTCAATCACTTACAGCCTTGTTTTTGGTTTTACTTTATGGCATTTAGATATAGATCTGATACATAGTCCCAATTAACTACGTTCCACCACTCAGAAATATAGTCAGGACGTCTGTTTTGAAATTTCAAATAATATGCATGTTCCCAAACATCTAATCCTAAGATAGGTATCAATCCGTCGCTAATTGGATTATCTTGATTTGCAGTTGAAATAACTTCAAGTTCTTTATTTTTATTTATTGCAAGCCAAGCCCAACCACTTCCGAATCTAGTTGTTGCTGCTTTTGCAAATTCACCTTTAAAAGCTTCGAAGTTTCCAAATTTTTCATCAATAGCTTTGATTAATTCTAATTTTGGGGTGCCCGCTTTAACTGGTGACATAACACTCCAAAACATACTGTGATTAAGGTGACCTCCACCATTATTTCTAACAGCCACTCTTATATCTAATGGAATCTCCTCTAGATTTTTTATTAACCATTCTAAGCCTTTATCATAAAGCTCTGGATATTTATCTAAAGCAGCATTTAAGTTATTCACATAAGCTTGATGATGCTTACTGTGATGTATTTCCATTGTTTTAGCATCTATATAAGGCTCAAGTGAACCGTATTCATAAGATAGTTTTGGTAATTCAAATTTCATAATTAATTCCTCCTAATAGTAAAGTTTATTATGATATTATAATAATACAAATGATATCTATTGTCAAGTGATATTAATTATTAATAATGCTTTAGAACTTGAAAATGTAATACTAAGGGTAAGTGGGCCATTTTTTAACAATAACAACTGTGATTAAAAAGGTAATTATGCTAAAATATAGTAAATGGTTTTTATGTTTATTGATTTTTTAAATGATTCTAATAAAAAGATTAAGACATTGCTGTTTATTGTGATAAATCATACTAAATGATTTAAATAATTACTGTATGAATAGCATATTATTTATTAAGTAAGTGTGAAAAGGGGGATAAAAATGAAACCAATTTTGTTAGTAGATAAGTTTTCAAAAAGCTATGGGAAATTTAAGGCTATAGATAATATAAGCTTTGAAGTATCCTCTGGTGAGATATTTGCGTTACTCGGACCTAATGGAGCAGGTAAAACAAGCACCTTGGAATGTATTGAAGGAATTAGAAAAATTAGTGATGGTAAAATCTTAATTAACGGAATAAATCCAGAAAAAGAATATAAGAAAATAGCTAAAATATTAGGAGTTCAATTACAATCATCGGCGTTACCTGAAATCATAACGGTTGAAGAAGCAATTAAAATGTTTTCATTATATCTTGGAAATAAGATAAGGTTTGATTTAATTGAAAGATTTGATTTAATTAGTAAACGTAAAACCCAATTCAGAAACCTTTCTACAGGACAACAAAGGAAATTGGTACTTGCAAT
This DNA window, taken from Clostridium estertheticum, encodes the following:
- a CDS encoding tetratricopeptide repeat protein produces the protein MSYLYFCKEKYEESIVWTKKALETDGDPLLSASNYVEACIKLKRIEECKEVFNKYLTKEYECSIYYNLLQFFYLSIYHLEEIVFYEEVTKKILPYYESINYFNLCKPIKLKLIEHLENKRKYKEANKIYKELV
- a CDS encoding superoxide dismutase → MKFELPKLSYEYGSLEPYIDAKTMEIHHSKHHQAYVNNLNAALDKYPELYDKGLEWLIKNLEEIPLDIRVAVRNNGGGHLNHSMFWSVMSPVKAGTPKLELIKAIDEKFGNFEAFKGEFAKAATTRFGSGWAWLAINKNKELEVISTANQDNPISDGLIPILGLDVWEHAYYLKFQNRRPDYISEWWNVVNWDYVSDLYLNAIK
- a CDS encoding HD domain-containing protein, which produces MKKCYDQRVPTIKEAKLLLNEAEILFPGPWVQHSVFTAEAAKLIAENCKELNSEVAYVLGLLHDIGRRGGLPNGITTIGHLLGGYNYSKKLGYDLLAKICITHSCPTKSIYDIEEVVNKTCNVQEYKFVEDYFNKVEYNDYDKLIQLCDALALHNGFSLIEKRLIDVALRHGVNEYNVPKWKAFMELKQYFNEKIGKSIYSILPGVIENTFEL